A DNA window from Paenibacillus andongensis contains the following coding sequences:
- a CDS encoding helix-turn-helix domain-containing protein — protein MGKRLKEEARLKIVKEALAGIKVGVLARMYDIHPETIRLWIRDHRDSIPPEEIPVADEHLQELQRLQDVEQRYEKAVKVLGEKELELEILRELLKKKDPAYPRNSK, from the coding sequence ATGGGGAAAAGGCTGAAAGAAGAAGCACGGCTTAAAATTGTTAAGGAAGCGTTGGCTGGTATTAAGGTGGGGGTATTAGCCCGCATGTATGACATCCATCCTGAAACCATCCGTTTGTGGATCAGAGATCACCGTGACTCTATTCCTCCGGAAGAAATCCCAGTGGCTGACGAGCATCTGCAAGAATTGCAGCGTCTACAAGATGTAGAACAACGCTATGAAAAAGCCGTTAAAGTACTTGGCGAGAAAGAGCTAGAGCTTGAGATCCTGCGCGAATTGCTAAAAAAGAAAGACCCCGCTTATCCGAGAAATTCGAAGTAG